One window of the Arthrobacter sp. zg-Y919 genome contains the following:
- the leuA gene encoding 2-isopropylmalate synthase: MRNAQQSSGMPIFKYVPFHEQIAVDLPDRTWPDKVLTKAPRWCAVDLRDGNQALIDPMTPERKHKMFDLLVKMGFKEIEVGFPSASQLDFDFVRQLIEGDRIPDDVTIQVLTQSREHLIERTYESLQGADRAIVHLYNSTSVLQRRVVFNTDQDGIVDIALSGARLCKKYEEQLRGVDVTYEYSPESYTGTEMDFALRISNAVAEVLEASPDRQMILNLPATVEMTTPNVYADSIEWMHRNIANRESIILSLHPHNDRGTGVAAAELGYLAGADRIEGCLFGNGERTGNVDLVTLGMNLFSHGIDPQIDFSDMDEIRRTVEYCNQLPVPERSPYGGDLVFTAFSGSHQDAIKKGFESMEKDAAAAGTTVDELQWGVPYLPIDPKDIGRSYEAVIRVNSQSGKGGVAYLLKNEHNLDLPRRAQIEFSGVIQRRTDTAGGEVTGAELWKVFQDEYLPHTPGSDAAAWGHYELTSVNADTAADGGFNLTATLHVDGMRQRRMASGTGPIAALLTILGQDGIDVRLLDYTEHALSASGNAHAAAYVELAVGERVLWGVGIDPNTTMSALKAVISAVNRAIRDQA; the protein is encoded by the coding sequence ATGCGCAACGCACAGCAGTCCTCGGGCATGCCGATCTTCAAGTACGTCCCTTTCCACGAGCAGATTGCAGTTGACCTGCCGGACCGGACCTGGCCCGACAAGGTCCTCACCAAGGCTCCGCGCTGGTGCGCCGTCGACCTCCGGGACGGCAACCAGGCGCTGATCGACCCGATGACGCCCGAACGCAAGCACAAGATGTTCGACCTGCTGGTGAAGATGGGCTTCAAGGAGATCGAAGTCGGTTTTCCGTCGGCGTCGCAGTTGGACTTCGACTTTGTCCGCCAGCTCATCGAGGGCGACCGGATCCCCGACGACGTCACGATCCAGGTCCTGACCCAGTCACGGGAACACCTGATTGAGCGCACCTACGAATCACTCCAGGGCGCGGACCGGGCGATTGTCCACCTCTACAACTCCACATCCGTGCTGCAGCGCCGCGTCGTGTTCAACACCGACCAGGACGGCATCGTGGACATTGCACTGTCCGGTGCCCGCCTGTGCAAAAAATACGAGGAGCAGCTCCGCGGCGTCGACGTCACCTATGAGTACTCGCCGGAGTCCTACACCGGTACGGAAATGGATTTCGCCCTGCGGATCTCGAACGCCGTCGCCGAAGTGCTCGAAGCCTCCCCGGACCGGCAGATGATCCTGAACCTGCCGGCAACCGTCGAAATGACCACGCCGAACGTCTACGCGGATTCCATTGAGTGGATGCACCGCAACATCGCCAACCGCGAGTCCATCATCCTGTCACTGCACCCGCACAACGACCGGGGCACCGGCGTGGCGGCCGCTGAACTGGGTTACCTGGCCGGGGCGGACCGGATCGAGGGGTGCCTGTTCGGCAACGGGGAGCGCACGGGCAACGTGGACCTGGTAACGCTGGGCATGAACCTGTTCAGCCACGGCATCGACCCGCAGATCGACTTCTCCGACATGGACGAAATCCGCCGCACCGTGGAGTACTGCAACCAGCTCCCCGTGCCCGAACGGTCGCCGTACGGCGGTGACCTCGTCTTCACGGCCTTCTCCGGCTCGCATCAGGACGCCATCAAGAAGGGCTTTGAGTCCATGGAGAAGGACGCAGCGGCCGCGGGCACAACCGTGGACGAACTGCAGTGGGGCGTGCCGTACCTGCCGATCGATCCCAAGGACATCGGCCGCAGCTACGAGGCGGTCATCCGCGTCAATTCACAGTCAGGCAAGGGCGGAGTCGCCTACCTGCTCAAGAACGAGCACAACCTCGACCTGCCGCGCCGCGCCCAGATCGAGTTCTCCGGCGTCATCCAGCGCCGCACGGATACCGCCGGCGGCGAGGTCACCGGAGCGGAGCTCTGGAAGGTGTTCCAAGATGAGTACCTGCCGCATACGCCCGGGTCCGACGCCGCGGCCTGGGGACACTACGAACTCACCTCGGTCAACGCAGACACGGCGGCCGACGGCGGCTTCAACCTGACCGCGACCCTTCATGTGGACGGCATGCGGCAGCGGCGGATGGCCAGCGGAACCGGACCCATCGCAGCGCTGCTGACAATCCTGGGACAGGACGGCATCGACGTGCGGCTCTTGGACTACACCGAGCATGCGCTCTCCGCCAGCGGCAACGCCCACGCTGCGGCGTACGTGGAGCTGGCCGTGGGGGAGCGGGTGCTCTGGGGTGTGGGCATCGACCCCAACACCACCATGTCCGCGTTGAAGGCCGTCATTTCCGCAGTCAACCGGGCCATCCGGGACCAGGCCTAG
- the recO gene encoding DNA repair protein RecO, which translates to MAKSFASRTYRDDAVVLRTHKLGEADRILVLLTREHGQVRAVAKGVRRTSSKFGARLEPFMVAELLLSHGRNLDIVTQAQTKGAYGHGIAADYARYTAAAAIAETAERLTDIDGESAKAHYQLVIGAFAALSRGSHAPELILDSYLLRALATAGWAPSFTDCARCGAPGPHTAFSAPLGGAVCPVCRPPGSASPSAETMALLAALLTGDWPAADASGPQPRHESAGLVAGYLQWHLERVLRSLQHVERV; encoded by the coding sequence GTGGCCAAATCCTTTGCATCCCGCACCTACCGGGATGACGCGGTTGTCCTGCGCACCCACAAGCTGGGCGAGGCGGACCGCATCCTCGTCCTGCTGACCCGCGAACACGGGCAGGTGCGCGCTGTAGCCAAGGGCGTCCGGCGGACCTCGAGCAAGTTCGGCGCACGGCTGGAACCGTTCATGGTCGCTGAACTGCTGCTCTCGCACGGACGTAACCTCGACATTGTGACGCAGGCCCAGACCAAGGGCGCCTACGGGCACGGGATCGCGGCGGACTACGCCAGATACACCGCGGCAGCCGCGATTGCCGAAACCGCCGAGCGCCTCACGGACATTGACGGCGAATCCGCGAAGGCCCATTACCAGCTGGTGATCGGTGCCTTTGCCGCCCTCAGCCGCGGTTCACACGCCCCGGAACTGATCCTGGATTCCTACCTGCTGCGGGCACTGGCCACCGCCGGGTGGGCACCGAGTTTCACTGACTGCGCCCGCTGCGGCGCTCCCGGACCGCACACGGCGTTTTCCGCGCCGCTGGGTGGTGCGGTCTGCCCCGTCTGCCGGCCGCCCGGCTCGGCGTCCCCCTCTGCCGAGACGATGGCACTGCTCGCGGCGCTGCTCACCGGAGACTGGCCCGCGGCGGATGCCTCGGGTCCGCAGCCACGGCACGAGTCCGCCGGCCTGGTCGCCGGATATCTTCAGTGGCACCTGGAACGGGTGCTGCGGTCCCTTCAACATGTGGAGCGTGTCTGA
- a CDS encoding quinone-dependent dihydroorotate dehydrogenase produces the protein MRIYPTFFRLVFSGMDPELAHRIGFDLIRAAARTPAGPVLRRLMRPSAVLRTEALGLTFPSPFGLAAGFDKEGSGIAALGNLGFGHVEVGTVTAQAQPGNAKPRLFRLVEDRAVINRMGFNNDGAAAVAPRLAKARKSLTKAFGDPRPVIGVNIGKTKTVDLADAVADYLASARELAPYADYLAVNVSSPNTPGLRLLQDISSLRPLLAQVGSAADEAAGRHVPLLVKIAPDLTDADIDDVAELALSLQLDGVIAVNTTVTRENLVTDPERVIACGVGGLSGAPLKKRSLEVLHRLHARLGQDGPAIISVGGVETAADAQERLDAGAALVQGYTAFLYEGPFWAARINRGLARSARRAAKG, from the coding sequence ATGCGCATTTATCCAACCTTCTTCCGGCTGGTTTTCTCGGGCATGGACCCTGAACTGGCACACCGGATCGGTTTCGACCTGATCCGTGCGGCGGCCCGTACGCCCGCCGGGCCGGTTCTGCGGCGGCTGATGCGGCCGTCGGCGGTTCTGCGGACCGAAGCCCTGGGACTGACCTTTCCGTCGCCGTTCGGTCTGGCGGCGGGATTCGACAAGGAAGGTTCGGGCATTGCCGCCCTGGGCAACCTGGGGTTCGGGCATGTCGAGGTAGGGACCGTTACGGCGCAGGCCCAGCCCGGCAACGCCAAGCCGCGACTGTTCCGCCTGGTCGAGGACCGGGCGGTGATCAACCGGATGGGGTTCAACAACGACGGGGCCGCGGCGGTGGCGCCGCGCCTGGCGAAGGCCCGGAAATCGCTGACGAAAGCCTTCGGCGATCCGCGCCCGGTGATCGGCGTCAACATCGGCAAGACGAAGACCGTTGACCTCGCTGACGCCGTCGCGGACTACCTCGCCAGCGCCCGGGAGCTGGCCCCGTACGCCGACTACCTTGCCGTGAACGTCAGTTCCCCCAACACGCCCGGCCTGCGGCTGCTGCAGGACATTTCCTCGTTACGCCCGCTGCTGGCCCAAGTGGGCAGCGCGGCCGACGAGGCCGCCGGACGGCATGTGCCGCTGCTGGTCAAAATCGCACCGGACCTCACCGACGCCGATATTGACGACGTCGCCGAGCTGGCACTGTCGCTGCAGCTGGACGGGGTCATCGCCGTCAACACCACCGTCACCCGCGAGAACCTGGTGACCGATCCGGAACGAGTGATTGCCTGCGGTGTAGGCGGACTGAGCGGTGCGCCGCTGAAGAAACGCTCCCTTGAGGTCCTGCACCGGCTGCACGCCCGCCTGGGCCAGGACGGCCCGGCCATCATCTCCGTCGGGGGAGTGGAAACCGCCGCGGACGCCCAGGAACGGCTGGATGCCGGGGCCGCCCTGGTTCAGGGCTACACCGCGTTCCTCTACGAGGGGCCGTTCTGGGCCGCCCGGATCAACCGCGGCCTGGCCCGGTCCGCACGCCGGGCAGCCAAGGGCTGA
- a CDS encoding alpha/beta hydrolase, translating to MRHEHPTWKPDGLGEGFHSLTLDLGADDEGPVVATLVTYLPPVPPVPGDSKIDGNIDGDIDVVLYLHGWSDYFFQADLARFWAAQGVPFYALDLRKYGRSLRPGQSEGYVSDLAEYDADIEAALAAMAVDVRARYGAGMRTTIMAHSTGGLVAALWADRFPGRLQALILNSPWLELSGSSILRFATSGLLEPVARRRPRTRLKIPEFGFYFRSISSSMDGEWDVNPQWRPPFSFPVRAGWIKAVLAGHARVARGLDIRVPVLLLASAASTVAATWNPRMLSTDSVLDVNLMVQRGVLLGPEVTVYRFDGALHDTLLSALPVRTRVYTGIQRWARAFMLP from the coding sequence ATGCGGCACGAGCACCCCACCTGGAAACCCGATGGTCTAGGCGAGGGGTTCCACAGCCTCACCCTGGATCTGGGGGCAGATGACGAAGGCCCGGTGGTTGCCACCCTGGTCACCTATCTTCCTCCCGTACCTCCTGTACCGGGCGACAGCAAGATCGACGGAAATATCGACGGAGATATCGACGTTGTCCTGTACCTGCATGGCTGGAGCGACTATTTCTTCCAGGCCGATCTGGCCCGCTTCTGGGCCGCACAGGGTGTCCCGTTTTATGCCCTGGACCTGCGGAAGTACGGCCGGAGCCTGCGCCCCGGCCAGTCCGAGGGGTATGTGAGCGACCTGGCGGAGTATGACGCCGACATCGAAGCCGCGCTGGCGGCCATGGCGGTGGATGTCCGGGCCCGGTACGGCGCCGGCATGCGGACCACGATAATGGCCCACTCGACCGGCGGGCTGGTCGCGGCGCTCTGGGCAGACCGTTTTCCCGGCCGCCTGCAGGCATTGATCCTGAACAGCCCCTGGCTGGAGCTCAGCGGCAGTTCGATCCTGCGCTTCGCCACCAGCGGGCTGCTGGAACCGGTGGCCCGCCGGCGGCCCCGGACCCGGCTGAAGATCCCCGAGTTCGGTTTTTATTTCCGGAGCATCAGCTCGTCAATGGACGGAGAATGGGATGTGAATCCGCAGTGGCGGCCGCCGTTCAGCTTCCCGGTCCGTGCCGGCTGGATCAAGGCAGTGCTGGCGGGGCACGCCCGGGTGGCCCGCGGCCTGGACATCCGGGTGCCGGTGCTGCTGCTGGCTTCCGCAGCGTCGACGGTCGCCGCCACCTGGAATCCCCGGATGCTGAGCACCGACAGCGTGCTGGACGTGAACCTGATGGTCCAGCGCGGTGTCCTGCTCGGGCCGGAAGTCACGGTGTACCGGTTCGACGGCGCCCTGCACGACACCCTGCTTTCCGCCCTGCCTGTCCGTACCCGGGTCTACACCGGCATCCAGCGGTGGGCCCGGGCGTTTATGCTCCCGTAA
- a CDS encoding DUF3043 domain-containing protein — MFGRKKEAPTAQEPVDQAAAAEQAANVRVGKGAPTPRRKDQVAARRRPLVPDDRKAAKAANREALREERLKTRRALDTGEERYLPLRDKGPNRRFVRDIVDARWNVGEFIMIAALVFVLFSFIQNIDVQLIVMAAFWVLILLVIADSFMLRRQIRKRLTAKFGGPNSGDVWYGVSRSLQLRRFRLPKPQVGRGQYPS; from the coding sequence GTGTTTGGACGAAAGAAAGAAGCGCCCACCGCGCAGGAACCTGTGGACCAGGCAGCTGCCGCTGAACAGGCAGCCAATGTACGGGTGGGTAAAGGTGCTCCTACGCCCCGCCGCAAGGACCAGGTAGCCGCACGCCGGCGCCCGCTGGTCCCCGACGACCGGAAGGCTGCCAAGGCGGCCAACCGTGAGGCCCTGCGGGAAGAGCGGCTCAAGACCCGCCGCGCCCTGGACACCGGTGAGGAACGCTACCTTCCCCTGCGGGACAAGGGCCCCAACCGCAGGTTTGTCCGCGACATCGTGGATGCCCGCTGGAATGTCGGCGAGTTCATCATGATCGCGGCACTTGTGTTCGTCCTCTTCAGCTTCATCCAGAACATCGACGTCCAGCTGATCGTCATGGCGGCTTTCTGGGTGCTAATCCTGCTGGTCATTGCGGACAGCTTTATGCTGCGCCGCCAGATCCGCAAGCGGCTGACCGCCAAGTTCGGCGGCCCCAATTCCGGCGACGTCTGGTACGGGGTGTCCCGGTCCCTCCAGCTCCGGCGTTTCCGCCTTCCCAAACCGCAGGTTGGCCGCGGCCAGTACCCGTCCTGA
- a CDS encoding hemolysin family protein, with the protein MSIGVLIVMAMVFMVLAGLLTAAESAYGYLPRQDAEALLHGKAGAPLRRILAHPVAHMHALRFWRVWFEMAMAVSVATLFQLVVDNIWLAGLLATVTMAGVGFVLVGVSPRQIGRKHVTAVVVLTAGLVRVLRAVLGPIPGWLVRLGSAVAPGTQGPDAAFFTEEEFRELLDRASDADMIEDTEAELIHSVFELGDTKVRSVMVPRTDMVCIEAGSTLRQAMSLFLRSGYSRVPVIEDSADHLVGILYLKDVAAQMHSDPERASVQKVEDYARSVRYVPESKAVSELLQELQRESTHVAIVIDEYGGTAGLVTLEDLIEEIVGEIVDEYDSERPEIEGLGDGRYRVSSKTGIDDLGELFDVELEDDEVDTVGGLLAKALGRVPIVGSEVVVEGIALHAERLEGRRNRVSHVLAWNTAADNEESSDDGRNPAPRTRSTELVPRND; encoded by the coding sequence TTGAGTATTGGCGTCCTCATCGTCATGGCCATGGTGTTCATGGTCCTGGCGGGCCTGCTGACAGCCGCCGAGTCAGCGTACGGCTACCTGCCGCGGCAGGACGCCGAAGCTCTGCTCCACGGGAAGGCAGGGGCACCGCTCCGCCGCATCCTGGCGCATCCGGTGGCACATATGCACGCGCTGCGTTTCTGGCGGGTGTGGTTTGAAATGGCCATGGCCGTGTCCGTGGCCACGCTGTTCCAGCTCGTGGTGGACAACATCTGGCTGGCCGGACTGCTGGCCACGGTGACCATGGCCGGCGTCGGCTTTGTGCTCGTTGGTGTCTCGCCCCGGCAGATCGGGCGCAAGCACGTCACCGCCGTCGTTGTCCTGACAGCCGGGCTGGTCCGCGTGCTGCGGGCCGTCCTGGGGCCGATCCCCGGCTGGCTGGTCCGGCTGGGTTCGGCCGTTGCCCCGGGCACCCAGGGACCCGACGCAGCGTTCTTCACGGAAGAGGAATTCCGTGAACTGCTGGACCGCGCCTCCGACGCGGACATGATCGAGGACACCGAGGCGGAACTGATCCACTCTGTCTTCGAACTCGGCGATACCAAGGTCCGGTCCGTCATGGTCCCGCGCACCGACATGGTGTGCATCGAAGCCGGCAGCACGCTGCGCCAGGCCATGTCGCTGTTCCTGCGCTCGGGCTACTCCCGCGTCCCCGTCATCGAAGACAGTGCGGACCACCTCGTGGGAATCCTCTACCTCAAGGACGTCGCGGCGCAGATGCACAGCGACCCCGAGCGCGCCTCGGTGCAGAAGGTGGAGGACTACGCCCGCAGTGTCCGCTACGTGCCGGAGTCCAAGGCCGTCAGCGAGCTGCTGCAGGAGCTGCAGCGCGAGTCCACCCATGTTGCCATCGTCATTGACGAATACGGCGGAACGGCCGGATTGGTTACGCTTGAGGACCTGATCGAGGAGATCGTCGGCGAAATCGTTGACGAGTACGACTCGGAGCGCCCCGAGATCGAAGGCCTCGGCGACGGCCGCTACCGCGTCAGTTCCAAAACCGGCATCGACGACCTCGGTGAGCTGTTCGACGTCGAACTGGAGGATGATGAAGTGGACACGGTGGGCGGCCTCCTGGCCAAGGCCCTGGGCCGCGTCCCGATTGTCGGCAGCGAGGTAGTGGTCGAAGGCATTGCCCTGCACGCCGAACGGCTGGAGGGCCGGCGCAACCGGGTCTCGCACGTACTGGCCTGGAACACCGCAGCAGATAACGAAGAATCCAGCGACGACGGCAGGAACCCTGCCCCGCGCACCCGCTCTACAGAATTGGTACCCCGTAATGACTGA
- a CDS encoding LCP family protein, producing MSSRRAATGGGPLGKPTADQGSAEPSGRHLSTGASGHTALKAIAAVLALVLVGGVVFGAVQLLRLRGNFDTQPLNLGSGDAPAEVVDTNTDPMQILVLGTDERDGQNSNNSDVMMLVNLSADRSNVTVVSFPRDLLVPLPECEDPSSGTVYDAMDLGQLNGALGNGGPGCTVAAINDVTGLSIDHFMMADFDAVKELSNTLGGVEVCVNQPVDDPLSGLDLPAGVSSVQGDQALAFLRTRHGFGDGGDEGRIRAQQSFLASMVRKVKEEGTLNNLPKLYSLAETVTKNLTVDDGLADIPDLVSLATRLKDVDLGKVAFVTVPVMPYEYDTNRLVINEEAAQPLFDALVSDQGVSAAETSAPAPPAETGTPGAPAATEPAAVEPAAVDPAAVPVTLVNASGKAGRDAQVVEFLTSKGFVQALAGGSAAAESPATQIFYGYGYEEMALEVARTLNIPSVQVVLSAVTTGVYLEVGADFATGSTMRDLGDLGDLDGQTAAQVTCQSAFGN from the coding sequence ATGTCATCTCGCCGTGCCGCAACGGGCGGCGGCCCCTTGGGAAAACCGACTGCAGACCAGGGTTCAGCTGAACCCAGCGGCAGACACCTGTCCACCGGGGCCTCCGGCCACACCGCGCTCAAGGCCATTGCTGCTGTCCTGGCCCTGGTGCTGGTGGGCGGGGTGGTCTTCGGGGCCGTCCAGCTGCTGCGGCTCAGGGGGAACTTCGATACCCAGCCCCTGAACCTCGGCTCCGGCGACGCACCGGCGGAAGTGGTTGATACCAACACCGATCCCATGCAGATCCTGGTACTGGGAACCGATGAGCGTGACGGCCAGAACTCGAACAACTCGGACGTGATGATGCTGGTGAACCTCTCGGCGGACCGGTCCAATGTCACCGTGGTCAGTTTCCCCCGCGACCTTCTGGTTCCCCTGCCGGAATGCGAGGATCCCTCGTCCGGGACGGTGTATGACGCCATGGACCTCGGCCAGCTGAACGGCGCCCTGGGCAACGGCGGGCCCGGCTGCACCGTTGCGGCAATCAACGACGTTACCGGCCTGTCGATCGACCACTTCATGATGGCCGACTTCGACGCGGTGAAGGAACTGTCCAACACCCTTGGCGGCGTCGAGGTCTGTGTCAACCAGCCCGTCGATGACCCGCTGTCCGGCCTGGACCTGCCGGCAGGTGTGAGCAGCGTCCAGGGCGACCAGGCCCTCGCCTTCCTGCGGACCCGCCACGGGTTCGGCGACGGCGGCGATGAGGGCCGCATCCGCGCCCAGCAGAGCTTCCTTGCCTCCATGGTCCGTAAGGTCAAGGAGGAAGGTACGTTGAACAACCTTCCCAAGCTTTATTCGCTTGCCGAAACCGTCACGAAGAACCTCACCGTGGACGACGGCCTGGCGGACATTCCCGACCTGGTTTCCCTGGCGACCCGCCTGAAGGACGTCGACCTGGGCAAGGTCGCCTTCGTCACCGTTCCGGTCATGCCCTACGAATACGACACCAACCGGCTGGTCATCAACGAGGAAGCCGCGCAGCCGCTCTTCGATGCGCTGGTCTCCGACCAGGGCGTTTCCGCTGCGGAAACGTCCGCTCCGGCCCCCCCTGCGGAGACGGGAACTCCGGGTGCCCCGGCGGCAACTGAACCGGCCGCCGTCGAGCCTGCCGCCGTCGACCCCGCTGCCGTCCCGGTGACGCTGGTCAACGCTTCCGGCAAGGCCGGCCGGGATGCCCAGGTCGTGGAGTTCCTTACCTCCAAGGGCTTTGTCCAGGCACTTGCCGGTGGCTCCGCTGCCGCCGAGAGCCCGGCCACGCAGATCTTCTACGGCTACGGCTACGAAGAGATGGCCCTGGAAGTCGCCCGGACGCTGAACATCCCCAGCGTGCAGGTGGTACTCAGTGCCGTCACCACGGGAGTGTACCTGGAGGTCGGTGCGGACTTCGCTACCGGGTCGACGATGCGTGATCTCGGAGACCTGGGGGACCTGGACGGGCAGACCGCCGCGCAGGTTACGTGCCAGTCGGCGTTTGGGAACTAG
- the ybeY gene encoding rRNA maturation RNase YbeY, producing MSIEVNNESSAPDVNEEELARLGRYLLDSLYVHPEADLSIILVDEDAIEKLHIEWMDLPGPTDVLSFPMDELRPGTAGRITPAGVLGDIVLCPQVAARQAREAGHGTDEELLLLTTHGVLHLLGYDHAEPEEEKEMFGLQRRLLSAYLGKQAPKETRS from the coding sequence ATGAGCATCGAAGTGAACAACGAGTCCAGCGCACCCGACGTCAACGAAGAAGAACTGGCCAGGCTTGGCCGGTACCTGCTGGACAGCCTCTACGTGCACCCCGAAGCGGACCTGTCCATCATCCTCGTCGATGAGGACGCCATCGAGAAGCTGCATATCGAGTGGATGGACCTGCCCGGTCCCACCGATGTGCTCTCCTTTCCGATGGACGAACTCCGTCCCGGCACGGCCGGACGCATTACGCCCGCCGGTGTCCTGGGCGACATCGTGCTGTGCCCGCAGGTTGCGGCACGCCAGGCACGGGAGGCCGGCCACGGAACGGACGAGGAGCTGCTGCTCCTGACCACCCACGGCGTCCTGCACCTGCTGGGTTATGACCACGCCGAGCCGGAAGAGGAAAAGGAGATGTTCGGCCTCCAGCGCCGCCTCCTGTCCGCCTACCTCGGCAAACAGGCGCCCAAGGAGACCCGAAGTTGA
- a CDS encoding isoprenyl transferase: MRSKSPSATPAGPVRPPEPHPSGAVPPPVPAELVPAHVAIVMDGNGRWANQRGLPRTEGHRAGEAALLDVMAGAIEMGIRHVSVYAFSTENWKRSPEEVRFLMGFSRDVLRRQRDQLNEWGVRIRWSGRRPRLWQSVVRELETAEEATRTNTVCTLNMCVNYGGRAEIADAVAAIAADVQKGKLRPGSISEKTIQKYLDEPDLPDVDLFLRTSGEQRFSNFMLWQSAYAEMVFMDTLWPDVDRRTLWEAVEIYARRDRRYGGAVDQAAGSVTGA, translated from the coding sequence TTGCGTTCAAAATCTCCGTCCGCCACCCCGGCAGGACCGGTACGCCCGCCGGAACCGCACCCCTCGGGTGCGGTTCCCCCGCCGGTCCCTGCCGAGTTGGTCCCCGCCCACGTGGCAATCGTGATGGACGGCAACGGACGGTGGGCCAACCAGCGCGGCCTGCCCCGCACCGAGGGACACCGTGCCGGCGAAGCCGCGTTGCTCGACGTGATGGCCGGCGCCATCGAGATGGGCATCAGGCACGTCTCGGTCTACGCCTTCTCCACCGAGAACTGGAAACGGTCACCGGAGGAAGTCCGCTTTCTGATGGGCTTCAGCCGCGACGTCCTGCGGCGGCAGCGGGACCAGCTCAACGAATGGGGAGTGCGGATCCGCTGGTCCGGCCGCCGCCCCAGGCTGTGGCAGAGCGTGGTCCGGGAACTGGAAACGGCCGAAGAAGCCACCCGGACCAACACGGTATGCACGCTGAATATGTGCGTGAACTACGGCGGCCGGGCGGAAATCGCCGACGCCGTCGCTGCGATTGCCGCCGACGTCCAGAAGGGAAAGCTGCGTCCCGGATCGATCTCGGAAAAAACCATCCAGAAGTACCTGGACGAACCGGACCTGCCGGACGTGGACCTTTTCCTGCGTACCTCGGGGGAGCAGCGCTTCTCCAACTTCATGCTCTGGCAGTCCGCCTACGCCGAAATGGTTTTCATGGATACGCTCTGGCCGGACGTTGACCGGCGGACCCTGTGGGAAGCGGTGGAAATCTACGCCCGCCGGGACCGCCGGTACGGCGGCGCCGTGGACCAGGCGGCCGGGTCCGTTACGGGAGCATAA
- the era gene encoding GTPase Era, whose translation MTDPKFRAGFVSLVGRPNAGKSTLTNALVGSKVAITSAKPQTTRHTIRGIVHREDSQLILVDTPGLHRPRTLLGKRLNDLVADTLAEVDAIGFCLPANEAVGPGDRYIAAQLAALKRTPVIALVTKTDLVDRAALAKQLMSVTALGNEVLGEAGWADVVPVSAADGFQVDTVADVLVSHMPASPPLYPDGELTDEPEAVMVAELIREAALEGVRDELPHSLAVVVDEIVPREGRSEDNQLLDVRVNLYVERSSQKAIIIGRGGSRLRDVGTTARRGIEALLGTKVYLDLHVKIAKDWQRDPKQLVKLGF comes from the coding sequence ATGACTGACCCGAAGTTCCGCGCAGGATTCGTTTCCCTGGTGGGCCGGCCCAATGCCGGCAAGTCCACCCTCACCAACGCGCTGGTCGGTTCCAAGGTGGCCATCACTTCTGCCAAGCCGCAGACCACCCGGCACACCATCCGCGGCATCGTCCACCGTGAGGACTCCCAGCTGATCCTGGTCGACACCCCGGGACTGCACCGTCCGCGCACCCTGCTGGGAAAGCGGCTGAATGACCTGGTGGCGGACACGCTGGCCGAAGTGGACGCCATCGGCTTCTGCCTTCCCGCCAACGAGGCCGTAGGCCCCGGCGACCGCTATATCGCCGCCCAGCTGGCAGCACTGAAGCGCACACCGGTCATCGCGCTGGTCACCAAGACGGACCTCGTGGACCGTGCGGCGCTGGCGAAGCAGCTGATGTCGGTCACCGCGCTGGGCAACGAGGTGCTCGGGGAGGCGGGATGGGCCGACGTCGTACCAGTCTCCGCAGCCGACGGCTTCCAGGTGGACACGGTCGCGGATGTCCTGGTCAGCCACATGCCCGCCTCGCCGCCCCTGTACCCGGACGGCGAACTGACGGACGAACCCGAGGCCGTGATGGTGGCCGAGCTCATCCGCGAAGCAGCCCTTGAAGGCGTCCGTGATGAGCTGCCCCATTCGCTGGCGGTGGTGGTGGATGAAATCGTCCCCCGCGAGGGACGCAGCGAAGACAACCAGCTGCTGGACGTCCGGGTGAACCTCTATGTGGAGCGCTCCTCGCAGAAGGCCATCATCATCGGCCGCGGCGGGTCCCGGCTGCGTGACGTCGGCACCACCGCCCGGCGCGGCATCGAGGCGCTGCTGGGCACCAAGGTCTACCTTGACCTGCATGTCAAGATTGCCAAGGACTGGCAGCGGGACCCCAAGCAGCTTGTAAAACTGGGATTCTAG